From Oryzias melastigma strain HK-1 linkage group LG17, ASM292280v2, whole genome shotgun sequence:
TGTACGATTCACgtcatgcacacacaaacacgttgCTAGAAATAGCTGCTCTAAATTTGAATGAGTACAGTCAGAGTCAATGTCTGAAtaattgtgcagtttttttgttgactCCAGGCTGAActacagacagatggatggatggatggatggatgggtggatggacaTGCACCCAAGGTTTTAACGTTCCTTCTTTGTGTTGAGGTGAACAATTCTCCAAAACAATCATTTATTTCTTGTTCTTTccatttaagcaaaaataaaaacagcatcaaatgAAGTATGTTGGCTACCAAAAGGAAATGCCAACTGATTAAAGCTGATTTCccaagacatttttaaagataaataatcctaaaatgaaatatttggaGATTCACCAAAAAAtagttgtattaaaaaaaagattcaaatgcAAAACCGTCTAAGTAACATCTGCCTTGGCAATATATTGATAACTTGAGGGACCAAACCATTTCCCCCCTGTTTCGTATGGTAATATCTTAAAAAAGATATGAGCTCAAAATCTAATAAAGTTTGGATTTACTTTATTAGTTTAGCTATAGCTGTTGCTTTTATGTGGCTTACACAGACTTCTTTAactaaattcaaagaaaaaatgatgagGGCTGAAAGTTAAAGAGTGTTTATgctcttactttgaaaatgtaaactCTGAAACTGCTTGATTGTAACAAAACAGCGTGAAGAAGCATAATACAGGTCCAGATGATTTGCTAGATTTGAGCACGTAGGACAGCCGCCTTACCCGTTGGCTTTATTGTGTTATCCTGGATGCAATTAGCTGATCCAACTGGTGCTGGAACAGGAAGCAAAACATTGGTGTCGCAGCTCCCATGATGCCTCTTAGGGGGTGGCGATGACGGCAATACCTGTGGCGTCATTAATGGGGACGACAGCATTGTTGACATTGCAGCCGCAGCTTCTGTGCCGTCTGTGACCGTGAGTGAACGTCGAACGGCGATGTGTGGGTACGGCGCCCTGGGTGGGCAGGCTGATCCCATCGGAGCAAAAGCGGGCGCGTTGGGCGCCAGGTCTTGTGAGACTCCCATGCTGATGGGGTACGTTTCGGTCAGTACCATGGGTACAGACAGATGTGAGCAGTCAGACATGGCTCGTCTTACTGCAGTCCTCTGAGGCAGTTCACCACTGCCGACTGTTTTAATGTCTCTGTTCAGCATAACAGTGGATCCCACTCTCCAATCCGGAGAGGGATTAAAGTCCTGTGACGAGTTGGAACTTGGAAATCCAGTCTCTTTTGTGGCATTGCTCGGTACAGTGCACAATCCTGCTCCTCCCTTTTCTTTATGGCTTAAGTTTCTGCTCCCCTCAACTCCATCAACAAAAGAAGTCACCGGAGCTCTGCCAGCAGAGGAAAAACATGGGCCTGCCAATGACCCTGTACTGCTGGTAGGCTCAGATGCTGCGGCAGGAGTTGCCTCCACACCTTGCTTCCCAAAAGATGGCTTCAAAATTTGGTTTGTCAAAGTTTCTGTGAGGTTTCCTGCCAAGTTTCTCGATGTTATCTTCTCCTCGTGTTCTTTGTTTCTTGTAGCTGAAGTGGCATTTCTAGAAGCTTCCCCGTGCCCCAACACTGGTTTGAGAAAGCCTTGGCCTTGTAAAGCGCTTTCCGGAGTGTCAGATCCGTTGTCTGCTTTTTTCTGCTCCAGATTACTTTGCCCAAAGCTGGGGCAGCCCGCCGGCTTAAGGTCAAGCGATGAATTTGTAAATAGCTTCCCGGGTGAGTAAAAAGGTGAAGGTAAGGCAGAAGACGGGGAAGAGTGGGATGAAATGGGGCTGCTGGGGCTCTGTCCTGCACTGCCTAATGCCCCTGCCACTCTGTGCCCATCCTCTTTTGGCTTCAGTCCTCGAGACCTCTCATCCTCCATCTTTAGCGCTGACATTCCGAAGGTCTGGCCTGCTGGCTCTCCAGCCATCATCCCAGATGTCCCCTCTGTCCTAGCTCGTCCTAATTTTGCTTCATCTTCCATCAAAGTTATTCTTGACCCTGgcagagaagcagcagcagccgccCCCACCGTTACCATCTGGCCTTGGCAGTGCCAGTCACTGTTCTGGGCAGATGCTGGACTGGAGGTTAACTTTGAAGACGAGGTGGACAGGACCGGGGGGATGCTGGCCCCGGAGAGAGCGCTGGGAggtttgtgctgctgctgctggtgccCACTAGAAGGTTGTCCGTACCCACCGCTCCCACTGATGATGCCAGGCTGCTGCCACGCTGAGCCTGAAAGAAAGGACATTCTCGCAGAGTTGTTGACTGATCTTGCTTGGTCTCTTGAGATGCTCTTCTGTTAACTACTGTTCTGCCGTTTTCCCTCAGCTCTGGGTCCAGTCCTTTCACGTCTGTCCAGATGCAGAAATGACCTTAATATCCAAAGTATTTTGAGCTTGAAAAGTAGAAAAAGGAGTggttcctttccttttttttcttttttaaagtgatgGCTTGAAGACTGTGAAAGTACAGTGGTGGAAATTGCATGTGTGCTTACATGCGAGGAGAAAGAAGTGCATGTGAGTGAGAGTGTGCGCGAGTGTCTGGTGGTGTAAGCCTTTCTCTGAGCGCTGCACGGATCAGCTGTGGGGCTAAATTGCACCTTTCTCcgtctctctccctctctctttGACATCACAGTCACATGACGGCACCAAATATTCCCTCATTCGCTGGAGCACCATTTCAGTATCCAGACCCCggtgacaaacacacacacgcaggcAACCGCACAGACATCAGTGGCAAAAATACATGCACATCCACACACTGACAGATTAGAGGCTGTCACAGCTGCCAAATATCAGCCACTGTTCACATGTTGATACATGGTGGGAGACATTGCATGGGAATAGTGAGACACAACTAGAGACTCCCCTTCTGACATCCACCATCATTTATGTGAAAACCTGTTTGGGGCAGACATGCAGGGTTGgatcttttcttctttaaactAGAAATAGCATTAAACTGAATGTCAAGATAAGATGGAACCATTTCACCTTTTCTGAATCAACTCAAAGTTTTGGCGGCAATTTAGGACATTGCTCTAATTTAGCTATCTACACACACTCTCATTATACTGGAACATTATGTACACATGAGTTTACTAGTTAGTAAATTAGTAAAGTCTAGGGTTTTGGGTGTGGCTAAGGAAAGATTAAAAGCAAAACCTTTAAGGTTTAGAGTGATGCTTTGACCTGTGGTGAGAATCTTGTTCATAATATGTAATTATAaacctttgactgtatatgggaACTGGATGgaatgtgatgtcacccatagaaaatagctcagacaaaataaagtaaattcagttgccatttttcgtGGCGCCAGAGGAAATCAGTAAGTAGCACTGATTGGTCTAAGTCAGTCtcagtcatcgtttctatggcaatcgccaatcaggagtgagcttataAAAAGTctacacccctaccacttgacaGCGGGCTcaggagaaacatttcaaaCGTTCCAACtgagaccacatgcttttatcgaggaatctgattggccagtttataagaAGAATAACTTGgactacaggaaaaaaaaatcatgaaaaatattatgctaaaaattaataattaatttatccttgtgatatgaataaagttcaattaaaaaatagaatcaGAGCAAGAAGGGTTTTTCTGACATATATAATGACCAAGTAATAGCTCTTCatttctcaaaagaagtctatgggattttggctactTGGAACCAGaggttacttcctgtttggaatgcgaaGGGATCACTAAGTCAAGTTTCTTTATACAGTGAGTCAGTTTAAGATTTTTGGTCAATGTGTTACATAcaatgtccatccatccatcttcttgaccgctgcttccctttcggggtcgcgggggtgccggagcctatcccggctactgaagggcgaaggcggggtacaccctggacaggccgccagtctgtcgcagggccgcaatcactcacacatccactctcacatccacacctaggggcaattcagagtcgccaattaacctatgaggcatgtttttggatggtgggaggaagccggagtccccggtgaaaacccacgcatgcacggggagaacatgcaaactccacacagaaaggtcccagccgggattcgaaccggggccttctcgctgtgaggcgagagcgctaaccacttgcgccaccgtgcagccctacatACAATGtgtcttttcttttatataaaaataagttcAAGTGGCAGTTCATCATTGGGAGCATATTTACTACTCTACACAACCACATCAGCCCTATAAAACGGTGAAGATTCACTAGCACCAACTGGACTAAAATGCCAGAACACATGCGTACCTTATGTTAAAATACTGACCCTTGCTAGTTTCTGTAACCCCCCATCCCCCCCATTATGATAGGAACTCCAGCTCATCAATAACTCATCcatatacatgttttaaaatgttaaccatAAAGACATTAGTTGTGTGTTTAAACACATCTTTAGAGGTCAAGCTGAAATGGAAGTTTTTACTAATATAAATATGGAATTTGACACAATACATCATCTTATTCAAACGTCCTAACTGCACGAAAATTCTAACAGAGATATGTCAAAGTTTATTAATGGCTTTCTTGAAGGACAAACTGCAAACACTTTAAAGAAGAACAGTCCAAGAAAGATACATTTTGATGTGGAGTTCCACAGGGCTCAGTATTATTACCTATCACACATCTTTGATTTTATGTAGGAAAGACATGCTTTATGTTATTGTGTTTCATATCAGTTATGTGCTGATGAaaggtttctcttttttttttagaaataaatttaaacacttaattttgcgtacttttaaaatgtgtttttttaacctgttaTTGTGAAGTATGAATACAACTGAATAAGGTTCCTTAaaataagaagtaaaaaaactctaaagtagcaaactacggcccaggaGCCATATGCAGTCcgttaaaattataataatgatacaaattattgttttattttgcctgTATTTCAGGTGTCTCCTCACAGAAGGTGCAATATAGAAACATTCACAAagtttctttaagtttgtgtcTTTCTCTGAGGAACATCATCCCATTgatgctaaaatgaaaaaagacctcacagttttgaaataaaaactccaaaatgttcttttttaaaatatgttcatcTTAATCAAAATTAGCATGTCTTTGTCAAAATACCATATAACTTCTTTCTCTTATAAGGCAGATTGCCTACACATGCCAAATGATCTAAGCCTATGTCTTTTCATACAGAGTGCTACTTGTAGCATGGCGCCAAATCCAGATAAGTTTTAGCACCTCTCATTTTTATTCTTGCATTACCGGCATCAAACTGCGGCCCCTCCTTCCTGGAAAAATCCAAAGGTTATGTTTTAATAATGGTGCATTAATCCCCAGCACTCTGCTTAGGATTTATATTCCAGCTTTGCAGGGAGGATTTGGACTCTTTGATGACAAACTGTCTCATCCTCTACCCTGCCTTCCttatctcttcttttttttctactttgcaAAGCAGAAACTCTTAGTGTGTGCAGGCCAACTATCAATACCACACTCATTCAGAAGAGTATACTTGATCGGAGCAAATGGAAAAATCTGCAGGGTTTAACACACATATCCACTTTAATCCAACACTATATGCAGCCTGTCTCTCATAAACACAGAGTGTTCTGAGAGAAAGGCATACTGCCTTTAAGCAGTGCATCCATGCGTAATTCAGCGTTCTCTCTTGATGAAGAATCTTCTGGTTGCTTAAAGCAGGAAGTGACCTTTCTAAAGGACCAAAAGGCACGCTGTAAAGAAGAGTTTTTCTCCTTCAACATGCAGCACAGACCTCACCAAGATTAGTGATTTTTATAGTACAagttatatttaataaataaacatttgtgtaAGTATTAAGACCTGAATAACCAAGGAAATGGATAGAAGTAGGTGTGAGTCACTGGATCAAGACCTTAGAGAGCCAATTAGGAGACAGACCTCAAGGCAGCCTctccagataaaaaaatatatatatagttcactTCCcattgtatttaaataaaattcatttgGTAGCTTGACATAAGTGTCCAAACCCACAGATTCTCTAAACCTGATTAACAAAATTTGTTGGAGCCCATCTCTGCTATAAAATTCATATTTGACTCTCTGTACATGATGTGCAGGTTTATTCTTGGTCATATGCAACAGTAAAGCTCTGTGCTGACAATAACCTAAAGCAGCTTTCATCACTTGAATAACTCAGAACCTGAAGTCCGGAACTTTGCCTCACATGCCAACAGTGACTCCCACTTAGGGCTGTACTATAAGAGGAAAAACTTGCAATGtgcgatattagtgatcaatattgcaatgacaatatgacttgcgatacataaaaaaactaaaacatcatTCCCATTTTGCtgcaactgttttatttaaataaaagtcaacataatTTGAAGTGCATTCCAAATGATTCTCGTCTACATGCCCTCGAACAAAAAAGATCCATCCGATTGGTCAGATGAGTAGAGGGctctatttgattttttaaataattcaaactgcCATGTGATTGTATTAGcatgtgtgtaaaaaaatgaaggtaGCCATTTATTGGAGTTTACACCGTCTTGTGCGATGTGTTTATCGATCAGGCTGATATCGCGATAACGATAAATTATTGTGTGGGCCTACTTCCACCAAACTCCTTTTCTCCAAAACAATTTggggttttagccaaaaaaccaGGATAAGTGGCTCATCAAGCGTGAAGGATAATGAATGAATATTATAACATAATCCTTCACGGACAATTTGCCTACTGTAACCACAGGGGAACAGGAAGCTAGAGGGAAAGGCACGGGGGCTGTTGATGCGTATTCAAAAACTCAGactgaaaaatgtctgaatgagcaataaaagaaacaacTCCAGAAGGACAAAAGCGGCACTAAAGTTTGTACAACAAAGAAGGTTGatcctttttaattaaatggcTTATCCATAAATTGAAACTCTCTTATAACTCTTATAAGCCCCTGATTTTGCTGACAAAGTATCACTGCAGTTAGATTAAGATATGCaattttatgcagttttaacttttaaagacgtgttttattgacaaatacaagtttttctaaactcacttgtgaaaaaaaatgcttttatttaaaacaaggtTATTAAGTACATTTTCCTGAATAATATACAGTACAATAACATCTTAATGGAGTCTAAACAAGTAAGTAAGCTTGGTACTAATATAACTGGAttaaaaataatgcaatttaaattattttttgtcatacGTCTtagacttttacattttttctacatttaaattaCATCTGTGCATGTACTATTAACAGTTCCAGCTTTAGACTAttctaagcaaaaataaagacataaacaaTGCTTGGGTAGTATTCCTGGTGCTTTAATTAGTTACTAGTACATCAAAACTCtcaatgcataaaaaaaaaaaaatcaatatttgatTTATCTTATTTGTCCTCACATATTGTGGAGTGTTAGTTAGTAAGTTTCTCTGCCTCTTGGTCCAGTACAAACGATTTCTTGCATTAACTCAGTCTGAGAACTGACCAATTgtatgttttttcaaatataacaatttgatttttttaggaaaagtcACGAGTCAATAAAACAGATGGATAAAACTTAAAGTTTCATTAGCACATAATACAAACTTTAAGCTGTGGTTCTTTTCACAGAAAATATTAGCAATATCCCAGGATTGCAGtaaaaattgagaaataaaaataataaaagccttaatacgtttttattttaattggtaCAGTTgccaagatttttaaaaaaaaaattaatgtttttggaaCCTGActgcatttttatctttttaaacaaaatatgtaaatactttttgatAGATAGACTTGAAGTTTAGTCATGGCATCTGGATTTATTgtactcttattttgaaaagttttgccTTTCCTATTGAAGTACATCAATCAGACTGATGATTGGctacacattttaagaaaagaCGACAAGAAGCCTGAATGCCATGATAAAAATTTAAGACGTTGTCACCTGGGTGAACAAGAATCTCCATCAACAACAGGAAATTACTTTTtgatataataatattttatcaattgttgctttaatttttaaagcctTGCCCACCAATCAGTTTTATGTCATGCTCGACTACTTCCATGAAGCTCCTCTTGGGTCTTCCTGTAGGCCTTTTTCTAAGAAACTCCAccctcagcatccttttaccaacataatcACTGCCGTTCCTCTGAATGTGTCTAAACCATCTCAATCTGTCTCCCTgtatttatctccaaaacatccaACAGGAGCTGTTCTTCTTGATCCTATCCATTCTCATCACAACAGAACCTAAACATCATCTTCTCTGCTACccccagctctgcttcctgtatctttctcaaagtaaataaacaacatggctgctgtCACCATAACTTTCTAcatctttcctttcattcttgctgACACTTTTGTCACAAACCAAAcctttttgcaaatgttttccCCATTTCCCTACTTTCTATGATGATCTGGACTGACCCAAAGTCCTTCAAGACCTCCACCGGTATCCTCACCGTTCCTCTAGAGTTCCTCTCAAATACAAACTGGTACTCCTATCTTGTTACAAGTGGGGAGAGCAAATCTCCACCTGCTTTCtcccagcgaacatttcaaagtgggtcccatatggtttacctttgggctgaatagTTGGGCctcaggtgggtttgtccgcgggttccatggtggctccatctgtgtttgcccacactggcttgagtgggcaCTCTGTAGTCTGGCTCGCTGGGCAGCAGAGCTCGCCAACTCGCTATGCTGTCCGACAGGCAGCTTGTTAGCTCACTACGCTGTCCTCCGGGCGGCTGGTTAGcgtagggacccagaccacggagtccccacctaagccagtgtgggcaaacacagatggggtcaccatggaacccgcggacaaacccgcctggggcccaccaattcaggccaaaggtaaaccatatgggacccacattgaaatgttcgccGAGTCTGTTCTCCCTAAAgatcacagtgtcatctgcaaacatcatgatccaAAGAGATTCCTGTCTAATCTCATCTatccgtctgtccatcaccacagcAAACAAGGAGCTTAAAGCTGATCCTTGGTTCCACCTCCTCCTTGAACTTCTCCATCAGCTACAGTACATCTCACCACTGTTGTAAAGCTCTCGTAATGTCCAGCACACCTCTGACAACTCCCCTCACAGCTCATCTTTCTGAATCCTGTCATAGACTTTATCTAGATCTAAAAAGACACATTGGAACTTCTTCTGACCTTTGTTCATCTCCAGCAAGATCCTTAAAGCAAATATTGCATCTGTGGTTCTCTTCCTTGGTATGAAACCATTCTGTTGCTCATTATTGTTcagcttccactactctttcccaaaACTAGGttagattttcattttaagatggACGGGGAAAACATATATCGTTTCATCTGAATGCAAACAGTAAAGGTAATATTTTTCACAATGCGCAGTTAAAAGCAGCTCTCGCTCTGCAAATTGGGTCAAAAACAGCTGGGAATGCAGAGCAGAGGAAAGGAGATCATGTATCCACACAGCTACAAGCAGCAAACCGATGAGCAGGAATGGAGTTGTTTACGTGCAGGAAAGAGAACGGAAGTCCTCTGCTTGAAGGTCATGCAGTGTGGAGTATCAGCTGGAGATGAAGGAGGCAGACAGAGAAGACACAACAGCTGGTTGCCCGTGGCGTTGGGCAGGATCGAGGTAGTGGGCGAGGGtggcggtggtggtggtggtgtaggAAGgggaatatatataaaaaaaagagtgggcGGATCTTGTCAGAGCGTTTGCTATTTTTAGCCTTCCAGCTCTCTGCTTGTCACACCCAGTCCACCCCGTCTCCATTCCTCCAACCCTAACTCGCAGAGTCTCTTTGTTTCTACGGCAACCGCCTCTCCTGTCTCCCTGACAACGCCCTCCCGCACCACCAACATCGCCGACCCCCCCCCCTCCGTCCAATCCAAACCCAAATCATTGATGCAGTGATTATTGCAGCTGCATGGGGAGTCTGGGCAAGACGGCAGTGACGTGGATGGAGGAGAAAGAAAGGGCAAAGAGAGGGAGAGGGAAAAGAGAGAGAGGTAATATCTGCTATGTGGAAGATAAGGAGAGAGGACTACAGCACCAAACTGGATTAAGATATATGATGCAAGACCTAACGATAAAAGAAGGTGGTGGGCAGGATGcaatggggaaaaaagtaaaataaaaaaagtccaaaaaaggCCCTCAAAACTTCCTGTTATAATCCTTTTCATCTTTTGTCTCTTTGGTCATTTCGGTTGGGGAACCCCTTTAGGCAAGAATTAATTACTGAAATATGAGTTGATAAAGAGATGagagaaaattaattttctccTAATGTGAACAAAGCGGAAACTTCCATTCATTCCATagacagaaataaatcaatcacTTCAATTTATGTCCAAAACCTACAAGTTTGATTTGACAAGACCAAAAGATGAATACAAAGTTTTATAATTGGAAGAAATACAGATCTTTTAGTAAAGGTAATCTCTAATTCTTGTGCATCAGTTTTCCATAACTAATATGATCAAAATGAGATGGATATTACCCCAAAGCATTAGGCTTATTTCATTGGAGCTTCAGCAGGACAGTATTctaacaaacatttacacaaataatagaaaaaaagtgtcaacTACTGTATAATACTTTTACACAACAACCACAACTTTAAAGTGTATCACATTAGTATGGATACATTTATTGTGCTTTAAATCAACCTTGTATAATCTTGTAAAATATTAGTACATTTTGCTACTCTTTAGGTCTggtatcttttttatttaaacaactgCAGTTTTTCTCTATCAGTCTATTTAACCATTTCCATTATCAGAAAACTTAGTTTAAACTGACAAGGTAGAGTTTGTTTATTGTCTGAAGtctttgattttgcatgatCATAAAAGAGATTTTTTCTGCAGGTAAATTCTTAACTTGATGTTAATGTTCTActgacaataaaacacaaattaaacctttttttttactgtaaaattcaACTTCTGAGGTAAGATGAAAAGCTTTATGAATACATGAATGTAATTACACTAAATTTTGTGGAACCTGATTACATCtagttaattatttatgacaaaaacgatacagtaaaaacacacacaaaaaaacattttgtattattttgctacattttcatgtatgattattttttggttttactaTATAGATAGCAATTTGTCTCAATGGATAATGCAGTTcattatgatcattttttttattttattacaaaatcaCCTTTTCTCTTCTGTCTAATACCCCAAAACCCTCTGGAAATCCTCTTTTGAAAGGTTTTTATAGCTTGTATTTTAGAGTTGgtgataaaattaaaatatgctttAGTGACTCATCTACCCTGGGACACTCACACAAACTTTATATCccattaaaatattataaatgtgAAAGTTTCAGCAGAAAGGATGAGTGAGGACTGAACCCTTCTTTAGGGGGTTACTAAAGCATTACACACCAaacatttcactttattttactaaaatcaaaaagcGCATTTCAGAACATTGTGTCATCATTACTACACTAACAGTTTatcaatcataaaaaaaactgttaacttCTCAAGTCTCTGATTAAAGTGGACAATGTCTAAGATTACGTCTGTTCTgaagcaaccaaaaaaaaaaaaaacgatttagtGTGAAACCTCttaatttgaaatgattttttttctcctttttgagtccttttttttaaaatataaaaataatgctaaaattctTGGTTTAAAACCATATGTTACACCATTAAACCGAATCATTGTATCTCTACTGCATACCAGTATGTTTACATCAAACATGTCAAAACATGTGTTTTGCTAAATTTAAGgaagatttattatttattgctttattaaATTACACTTGAAAGCTTTTTCTTCATTGCTAATTGCATATtagcaaactaaaaaaagattatttgttgttttgaattACAGAAATCTTATATTAGACCAGAGCAAAACCCAAAAACTGGTTTAATCAAATCGTGTTACCAGCTCTTTCTAGAATATTCATTCTATTAATGTCTGATTTTACTATTATAATCCTCTCATAAGACTGTTTGATCTGTTTACTAACCGTCTCACTAAATGTTagaattttgtaaataaatcagTTGCAGTTCCTCCCATAGACACCAGATGGAGCCAACTagcaagcttttattttttttttggctttgaaGGACACAGTTCATCTGTGTTATCCGTCTGCTGCACAGCCAACCCCAGCACGCTACCAAGTGTTATTTCAATCTACAGCCCCTACAGTTTCCCGGTTCACTGACAAGAACAAGAGGAGACCCAAAGTTTAACACACGCATGGGTGATGCGTCCTGTGACTGCACTTTTTCTTTCGTTTCAAAGGAAACATGCaccctgtttaaaaaaaggaacggCAAGCTTGTCTTATGTAAGGTTGAAACAGTCCCTGCCATAAATATTACATGAGAGATAAAAGAAAAGCACGCAGGTTTATAAATAGAGACATCAGAGTGGCGAACGTCACTGATTTCTAGGCTTAGGCGATCATGAAAACACCAACTTTCAAACTCCTCAGGCAGAtcaaagttcatgttttcaaGAGTCACcttcagattcagatttttgGGATTGTCCATTATcccaaatacatgttaaaacattaaaataaacctatACAATACAGCCGGCAGAATGAAATCTAATGGGAACTGTGAGGTGACACTAAAAGATAGATTGGATGAAATTACAGAAGTTTTATCATGTTGGCAAAAACTACGTGAGTAGCTTCAACTACTCCACCTacctttttcataaaaatcttttttgataGATAAGATAACTAATAAAAGAGGAAC
This genomic window contains:
- the map4l gene encoding microtubule-associated protein 4 isoform X5, with the protein product MSFLSGSAWQQPGIISGSGGYGQPSSGHQQQQHKPPSALSGASIPPVLSTSSSKLTSSPASAQNSDWHCQGQMVTVGAAAAASLPGSRITLMEDEAKLGRARTEGTSGMMAGEPAGQTFGMSALKMEDERSRGLKPKEDGHRVAGALGSAGQSPSSPISSHSSPSSALPSPFYSPGKLFTNSSLDLKPAGCPSFGQSNLEQKKADNGSDTPESALQGQGFLKPVLGHGEASRNATSATRNKEHEEKITSRNLAGNLTETLTNQILKPSFGKQGVEATPAAASEPTSSTGSLAGPCFSSAGRAPVTSFVDGVEGSRNLSHKEKGGAGLCTVPSNATKETGFPSSNSSQDFNPSPDWRVGSTVMLNRDIKTVGSGELPQRTAVRRAMSDCSHLSVPMVLTETYPISMGVSQDLAPNAPAFAPMGSACPPRAPYPHIAVRRSLTVTDGTEAAAAMSTMLSSPLMTPQVLPSSPPPKRHHGSCDTNVLLPVPAPVGSANCIQDNTIKPTVKSDNKDKQEKMDVSNKTAKIDNFDKKEEQQKKDTSNDKNQKSDQILKSEDKLEKNDKVSEKAEKVDKPEKTNKDEKKEDEKKPAEKKDEKAGKVPAKSPTGNGGKTPQSLDIKNKPDAGSAKRPSPTTTNKKSPGAKPTTPTAAKQPPGSNKAAKTPENGAPEKRPSVPKTTPTTRTAANKNGSTATSKNAANKNDKTESRTGEAKKPKTTARPRPASTAAPATPAASTNGEANATHRRRVITKPPVPKQTPLEKKPAAPHPPRTPRPINAPTPDLKNVRSKIGSIDNIKYQPGGGKVSSTPNNKTSDSSTPAAKARVQIVHKKLDFSHVTSRCGSKDNIKHVPGGGNVQILNKKVDVSKVTSKCGSKDNIKHKPGGGDVKIESHKQNIKAKSKIGSLDNVEPGNGQTNGHKEKTEEKTSPPASGAPATGPAGVTKATPPGGVAKENGTKEPTPSPFGGEGLRETHSLDKRITETK